Part of the Onthophagus taurus isolate NC chromosome 11, IU_Otau_3.0, whole genome shotgun sequence genome is shown below.
aaaactgaaaatagaataaaataggaaaaaaaaaacaataaataagaatttacaatgttaaatgtaataataataaatgcacGTGTAAGAAATTACATAATAATGAGAAGCTATATGGAAGAATTGGcctctttattttttgaatttgattatCTTTGTAATAACGTCTAAAGCACACAGAAAACACGcaccaattaattaaaaatgttcaacCATCAAAACAGTTTATCGCTACACgattattacaataattttaattttatattgcacattaattatttttagagcaccccattttatcaaaacaaatgtcaaaattattttttttttatagttatttAATCATTACAAAGTTGTACAACCTTATTTGAGATAGAtgtttaaatcaatttgacaCCGacctaacctaacctaaaattaattttttgacaatttgtttaaaataaaatggattATTTTAAACCATACAAAAATACGTTAtctcgattttctttttattataattaattagtagtatttattttttgctttaagtagtatttaaaaagtaacaatgctaacataaaaaaaaacaaactgttAAAAGTACATCTACACGGATGTAATAAAAGTCAAACTGCTGGTCGATTTATCCCTTCACCCCCttcatcataaaataaccGCATACTATTAATAGtctaattatcttttttatcttttgcATCACCACCGCTTGATCCACcagtttcttcttcttcatccgAATAATTTGTTGGTTCTTCACCCGGCTTTAACAAACGTCCAACTAAAtcgtatttttctaataaaaaaaaaacatctatTAATATACAATCATTGAATCAAaggataaatattttttaatttcattccCGGTTAAAGTTCAAGATCTttcaaattaactttaaattgaaaGTCActaaatatatacagggtgatcaAGGCTTATTTGAATTATAAAGAATAGAGGTTAAAAAGGTTTTGATAATCGTCTTGTTTATCATAAATTGATAGTCATTTTATacgataatttaaattttgtgtcACCTCTAAATTGTGCTTCCCATTCTCTTATCGAGTCCATTTCAACCGTATTAAGGTCACTTAAATCATCGTAGGAATCACCGTCTTTCGCTGAAACGCTAAATGTTGCTAAACCTCTCGAAGCATCTCTCCCGGCGAATGGAGCGTAAGGACCGCctaaacaaaatcaattaatttaaatggtTCCTATTAATTGGTGTTGAATTAAATTGTACCTGGTCCATAAAATCTTTTTCCTCTTGTTACATCAAAAACATTACCATTTACAGCAACAAGTACTCTACCATCCGGTTGATTTCCGTCGTATTTTTTGAGCTCTTCCACGGTAAAATCTCGTCGCAATTTCGGTAATTGTTGTTGAGGAGGTGGCGGAGTCGGTCTGTTACCTTTGAATATTTTGTAGGCTAACAATGCTATTAGCGATACTAAAATCAAATTGACCGGACTATAAATAATGTCCGACACGATTTCCATAAGAAAACTATCTTGATTTTCCATCTCGACCGGTTTATCTTCCATTTTTCGCAATTTTTCGAGTTGTTTTCGTTCGTTTAATAATCGGTTGACTTTACGGTTTTGAAGTTCATTGAATACTCGCAACGATGTCAGCACTTGTTAATAAGTTTACTTAACAGCGCATGCGCTTAATTTAGTTCGttctcttttaaaatattaagaaacaacattacgttttagttttttatatataaagtaGAAAAGAGTAATGTAATGGTGACAATTAAcgtttataacctaaaaaatttttttaaatgtcatttttgtttttaatacaccTACTAGATctttagtattaattttttgaagtaaaaaggaaatttttattttatatttctttattattcaatagtaattgttaattaatttcatagaAAAGAattatgttgaaatttaagtttaaattcaccttaataattaattttattttgaataacaataacaaataaaatttcgttAGATGTCGCTGGCgaaattttacataaacttaaaactaacctaaaagagtttattttaaacattttattccaTAAAGATAGTTATCCAAAgctaaatatttatataaaacaaagtGTTTATTTTCCAACAATTTCTTCAACTGCAAAATTAGTTTCAAGGAAGAAACAGTTAATACCAACAAAAACCCtaaatttgacattgacaggtatttattaatttaagaggttattattttaaataaaaatcatttaaattataataagataaatttatttaaagctaaaacaaattatatggaaataaataaaaagaaatatataactttttaaaaatactttatctTACAGCTATAAACAACACGTTTTCAATACGTAAAATAcgcttaacatttttttttaaggacCGTTTCActtttaagaacaaaaattaataagtacATACAACGTCCATCTAACCACGATAAAactctacaaaattctaacgATTTTCTTGCttgcaattaaattaatcttgaTTTTTGAGATGGTTCAAAATCTGTTCAGACACAACATTCGTAGCTTTTGCCGCATTTGGAATTAAAAACTTATCCATATCGGTAATATGGAGTTGTTCCCCATCCAACACTCCGTATTTAAACGTTATTAATTCAGGGTGTCGTTTTTTTGCTGTTATCTTTACGATAGATGATAAAGGCCTTTTTACGATGATCTCGGCGATTCCTTTTTTATCGTAAATTTCTCTTAAAACCACCAAATGTCTATCGGTCACCATCAAATGACTTTTATACATAAACCCGTTTAATTTCACCTCTTGACAAGGAAAATGTTCGATGACATCCGGATTTTTTAACCAACTTTGTATCGGAACCAATTCCCTTTCTTCATCTTGGACGTTATTAACATCGGCGAAATTATCAACTTCACCATCAATACTAAAAACAGGCGCAACATTTCGATATCGTTTCCCCATTTTATCATTACTCGAAACGTGACGTTCTTGTACGGGGCTGTTGTTCGGGTTAACAAtgtaatcaaataattttcctTTAACTTCAGCCGATTTCGATTTCATCGCTGCTGAAATCTTCCCAAAGAGATCGTTGGATTGGCTGTTAGTTGTCGATTTTGAATTGTTCGAACAATCGAGAGATGATTTCGATGAACCATCCCCGTTTAAACCGCCTACATCGCAAACAATGCATTGAGAAGAATTATGATCTTGCAAAAACTCATTCAAATTATCgcaaaaataattatgaacAGCCATATAACCTCCTGTTAATAACGAAACGTATTGGGTGTGCTTTTGGAGGAATGAAGCAACAACCATGTGAGTGTATTGATCTTCTTCGTTACGTCCGGAACCCAAAAAACATAAATGCTCACCACctagaaattaattattacattcaTTATAATGTGAGTAGCTTAGGATCAAAATCAAAAGCGGCCAAATCCACAATTTGTCATTTTGCAATTCTAGATGGCTCTCTGCATGTTTCTCTTTCTCATTTGTGTCAAAACAGATCATATCCAATGGAAATTGTTGCCTAAATTTTGATCTGAATTGTAAAATCGGCCAAATCCATTGCCGTTTGTGCATCAAAAGCATCTGCGCATGCGTTAAAGCATTTATGATAATGTATTCGGCAGCGGTTGATGATACCTCCTTAAGTATCTTATAGAAACGCCGAATTCTTGTTCATTGCAGTTATTATATTGTGTAATATGGAAATTAGCATTGAAAAAGAAACTGATAAACTACGGAAACGCCAAATACGATCAACATCGTGGAAAAGAAACCGTGATAAAATAATGAGGTGTATATTGGCCGCAAATTTTAGATGCTTACATGTGGGCACAATACAAAGTTCTTCAGATGCTCAACAATCAGTAAAGAACTTATTTTGGATTAACATAGGCGATACTATATGCAGAACCcccgaaaaattaaaacaaaaaaaaagattcttttatactaaaacatATTGAGATGAATTTAACCAGACGAAGAAGATCAGTCGATAACAGCAAgacagaaaaattattttcccaTGTCTGCCAATATTTCTTAAAGTTCTGGGTATTACTAAACACAGGGCAGAAGGAGTGGCACGACGTTACTTCCTTGAGGGTAAGATTCCACAAGAAACGAGGGGCGGTGATAGAACATGTGGcttaacccgaatgtttccagttctttgtttagtgttagttctagttttacactagcactatcactagaactgacacaagACCTTgaactagttctaggtatagtgttagttctagttttacacttgcactgtcactagaactaacattagaactagaatcatttgggtttagccgatgCGAATGatcctagttctaggtatagtgttagttctacattgTAGCAGTGCTAGTACGATTTTCCTGTCCTGCTGTTATCGACTGgtcttcttctttaatttattgttgtatatttgaaCTGGTCTTCAAATATACCACAATGTAGCGGTATATAGAAGTAGAAAGTTTTGGGtttaacccgaatgtttctagttctaggtctcgtgttagttctagttttaattgttattcaccGCTAGATTTTAGTATATTTGAAGACCAGCtcaaatatacaataataaattgacGAAGAAAACCAGTCGATAACAGCAGGACATGAAAATAGTTTTCcctaacttttttgattttggatAAAGGAAAAAACCACAAAGCATGTCTGCCGTCCaaaatttcttaaagtttTGGGTAGATATTACTAAATACAGGGTAGGAGTGGCACGACGTTACTTCCTTGATTCCACAAGAAAAGAGGGACGGTGATAGAAAGAGTActaaatttacttcaaaatgcGCTGCCATAAAAGCATTTATTAGGCAATTCAAATGCACAGAATCCCATTACTAATAGATCCAAGATCATCATGCAAGATCCCGTCTTTAGTGTTAAGCAATGCTATTTCCGTAAggtttttgtaactttttttattattgggtTGGAACACCACAAACGAACAGTGTGTTCTAAATGTCTtgaattagaagaaaaattaaagatagaAACCGACAAAACTAAAAAGACTgcatttttaatggaaaaaaggATCTATAAGCTTCTTGCGAAGGCTTTTTTAGCCTGTTGAAGGAAAAATAGACGGATTATTCACTATAAGCTTTGACTGTCAAAAAAGTTTCGCTATTCTAAGACTTCCTGACAACATCGTTCGCTTCGCTACTCTCTGGATTGGCCATAACGCATTAAAAACTGTCCTATTGATATACATcgaatgtttgtaaacagctTCGGTATTTTGATTTACTTCTGTTTataatatttgtaattaaacATGGATTAGAAAGGGTTGAATTGGGCTAAAACTAATTGATAAATAGACTTACTGAatgtaaagttattattttgtattgtgGTTACTTCCCAGTGGATGGAGGGGGTCGGGGATTACTGTATATGTCTTTATGTCCCATCCAGAGAGAAGCAAAGCGAACGATGTTGCCAGATCGTTGTTTCCTGATCAGACGACATACTACAGCCGgcagttttatttatataactttCCTATTGTCAAATAGTTGTCTAAGGTAGTTCCAAGGATCCTTTAAAAGGGAACACTCTTTTATACACCTGGTGAGAACATCAGTTACCAAAAGGATCTAATGAAATAGCGTCTTGTATTTATCACCGACATATCGATTTTACAGCAATTTCTCTACTACGATGCGTTGCAGATGACTGTGGAGGCCAACAGAAATTCGATTCTTATGTTAATGCGTCTTCAACTCTTGAAAAAATAGAATGCAATAGAGTGTTTGCATAGATAGAAAAAGTCGTCAGAAAGAAGGAGGTACTTTCTCAACCAGAGGAATTTTACACAATTTTGCAAAGCTATGGCCAGGTATTTCACTTGGGAGGTGAAGTTCGTGATCTTGATTGGGGAAGTGAAGTTAATGCTATTATGAAGCCACCAGGATAGTGGcaggggttgggttgggtgtaAACAAAGCAAATCCTGATATGATGATATGATATGATGTTGATaagcttttaaaaaaacattatgaCGATAATTGGCAGCAGATCGATTCCTTTGAGTTTTACAAAAACATCATTGTTTCCCAAATAGCTTCTAGAAACGAACCGGGCGAGGAAGAGTTTACTGTAGAAAAGAATATTCTTTGTGAAAAGACCCCAGAAGAAACTGAAACAAGAATTTAGTAGATCCTTCAATGCGTTGAGCAATGTATTTCTGTTTTATCCTTTAAGTTAAAGTTCTCTGTTATAATTTTGGTTAAATACAacttattttgtataattgaGGTGTTATTGAACACAAATAAGTGTCAAAAACGGccaaatttcaagttaaattcaaaattttgagaaaaatgcttgaaatatttcattttgactCATATAATGATGATCTTAAATATTAAGCAGTGAATAATAAGATGTTATTTTTGCTACTACTTCATATgctttcctgaaaaaaggtgtTTTTTGCCGCTTTTGATATTAATGTAAAAGGGTTTTTACCCGCGTTTGATTTAACTGCTAAAGCTTGTTTTTGGGCACTTAAAAGTCCTTGAACAGCGGTAGCAAAGGCACTTGGCTCCTGCAGCATTAAATTACAATCCAAATGAAACGCCGTTGGTAAATGTCCCGCGTTATACTGTTCAACAGGTCTACAATCGACCAAAAAAAATCTCACAGCATCCACATTCCCCGTCTCcatattaacattttcgattaaCTCCCTCACTGAAACCGGTAAACACAAAGCTTGGGAAATAGCCGCATTATCGCCTTCTTTTCCCCCATACAAAGTTTGCATCAAATCGGTTTTAAAACTACTCGGCGTTTTCATTGCGTAATACTGCGCCAACGAGCAAAAATCGCTGACATCTTCAGCCTCAAGAGCAGCCGGCATATTAGTTAGATTAGTCACGATGTTTTCGCGACtttcatttttcattgaaatgaTTTGATCCCGAGCATTAACAACCATAATGAGCGacaaaaaaaagatgaaaaacgGATCGgattgttggaaataaaagtCCCACATGTTGATAACAACGCTTAAGGTGCAAGTGCTCGCAAATAACGATTGAAACCACGACAAACAGTACATATCGGGAGTTATTCGTTTCGTATCTAAAAAACTGCACAATTCGGGGTCGTGGTATAACAGTAAAAGGCGTAAAATGTGAAATGCGTTGCCGTTTTTTTGGCAACTTTGAGGAACGTAAGCGTCGTGTATCGCCTCGAATAAGTTGTAAGTAGTGGATCGTTGCACTTTTAAGGTTAATAATGGTAATAAGAGCTCTAAGAAGCCGTTATTTTTCTCGTATTTCATGTTACGAGATTTGCAGTAAAACGTTAAGATCGATTCTAAATCGGAAACTACTGAAAGCTTGTCATCTTCTTCATTTCCAAGTTTTGACACGAAATTTACGCAATCTTCACGCAAAACCGCTTGATTTTGGAGATCAAAAACTTCGTTGAAATGAATTAATTGGTTACCTTTATCACGAATATCTAAGCATatctaaaatttatataaatatgatttttttttttaaggttagaGTGATTACTCACCTGCCAGATATCCGCTCTTAAATGATCAGGTAACGGCTTTCCCTtgcaaatacaataaatatctGTAGCGGAACATTCCTCTAATAAAGCCGTTTCCAATTCGGTAATCCTAaagattaaaaagtaatttgatttttaattccGATTTTTAAGAGTAACTTACCAAACGGTATCTTCGTCGCATGCCATCTTTTACATGTTATCTTTGTTCCAATTTCggtatttattttagatttagatTAAAACGTGTCACGAATTTGCACAATTGACAAACAGCTGATTCTTTGAAACGACGTTTTGGTTCTTTGACAGATAAAGTGGAAAAAGTTTgaccaacttaattttaaaaaaatattatttattaactaattaatgaattataataaaaaaaattaaaatgcaacgcttaatttgtattaaaaaattaatttttttatgattcacTTTTAAtcgtaattaaaaattaaattaattcaaaataaaactgtttGTAGCACTGCTTTTACGAATCgcttttatttctaaattaatttttaataaatacgaatttttatttaattaagttttgacGCGCgtatttttgattgaaattttattttaatcatcaAAGTCATTTTGAACTTGtgtcaataatttttcaaaaaaaaacccattttcaacaacatgtcGCCATATTAGCTTCGCAAACTCGCCGTCATCAACGATTCTAACCTCTTCTTCTACGAAcgaaaatttcatataatcCGCGACCGGTTTATCATTAAATGCCGAATTAGTAAACTCGAAGTGAAATTATGACCTCGTCGGGTACGGAAACGGGGACGTCCTTGCCGAAATGGCAAATAGCGGCGATCGCGTTGGGTGCCACCGGCGCTTTGGGGTTAGGTTATTGGTACTTCAAGTCATCTGGTAAATCTAAAGGGGTGCTAAAAGGTAGTGACAAGGCGATATCGATAGACGATGTCAAAGAAGAGCCGATAACAGTACAACAACCTTCGACCCCATTAGAAGAAGCGCAAGAGTTCAAAAACCAAGGTAACGCTTACTTTAAAAAAGGTAAATACGATGAGGCTATTAAATGTTATAACAAGGCGATTGAAACATGTCCCGAAGAAAATAAAGCCGATCTAGCAACGTTTTATCAAAACAGAGCGGCGGCTTAcgagcaattaaaaaaatggaccGCCGTTATTGTCGATTGTACAACAGCGTTAGATTACAACCAGAAATACGAGAAAGCATTGAATCGCCGAGCAAGAGCTtatgaagttttaaaagaTTGGGAAAGTTGTTTAGATGATATTACAGCGGTGTGTTTAATGCAAAACTTTCAAGATCAAAAACCTCTTTTGATGGCCGATcgtgttttaaaagaattaggAAAAATACATGCTGCAAAAGCCTTTAGCGTAAGAAAACCAAAATTGGCTTCACACCAATTCATCAAAACTTATTTCGCCTCATTTCCAAACGACCccgtttacaaaaaattattagaaaccGAACCTCCAATAGGCGAAGGTGAAGTACAAGGAtttttaagagcaaaaattgCTTTTGCCACAGAGAAATACGACGACATCATCCAAGCGTGTACCGAGGAAATTGCAAACAGCGAATCTGAATCACAATTTTACGTCGAAGCGTTATCACTTAGAGctacttttaatattttatccgGATCTCACAACGAGGcattaatcgatttaaaaacaatCATAGAAACGGATGGCATCGAAGTGGGAATTAAAGTAAATTCGTTAATAAAAAGGGGatctttatatttacaattGGATAATATGGAGCAATGTACTAAAGATTTTAGTTTGGCCGCCGAGTTAGGACCGGATATTTCCGATATTTACCATCACCGTGGTCAAGTTTATTTACTTTCGGATCAAACGGATTTGGCGAGATCTGATTTCGAGAAAGCTGTGAAATTGAATCCTGATTTTCCGATTGCGGtggtgcaaaaatgttatgcAAATTATCGTTATGCTTTAGCGACTCAAAACGCGGCTTTATTGGTGGAGACTTTGGAGGGATTCCGAAAGGCTACCGAGCGTTTCCCGAGTTGTTCGGAAGCTTTCGTTCTTTATGGTCAAGTTTTAGCCGAACGAGGCGATTTTGATAACGCGGAAAAATTGTATTTGAAAGCGCAAGATGTTGAACCGAAAAATGCAACGATTTTGGTTCACCGAGGAGTTTTACAACTGCAATGGAAAGGAAATGTCGAACAATCAATTGAGTTGATGAAAAAAGCTATAGAAGTAGATGAAAAATGCGAATTTGCTTATGAAACTTTAGGAACTGTCGAAGTACAAAggtattttatttaatcaattaatattttattaataaaacgattgttttatttcatattttagagGTAATTTGGTGATAGCAATAGAATATTTTGGTAAAGCTATAGAATTAGCAAGAACTGAAATGGAATTAACCCATTTGTTCTCTTTGAGAGATGCAGCGGTGTCCCAACTCAAAGTCTCAACGAAACTGGGGATTGGCCCCCAAGGTTTAAAGTCCACGTAAAGAGTTATAGCACACTGCcacttaacaaaaaaatatatataaacatttattttgtgtctgttatgttttttttaaagacttgtgaaaatttgtattgttttcaaatatagttcattttttttgttaaactttTTTCCTATTAAATAAAACCCCGTAATtgcatttattaaaacaaaattatattatttataaaaaaagaatgtgttttattatattaatcattattaaaattaaatctgaaagtattattaagtattattacaaaatttaaatttgatttttttacaaaaaccgCTTTAATACTGGGAACAACTTTCTAGACTTGATCAttcatattattataacattttactTCAATTTAGGGTTGTTACTACAGCGATTTTATTCCAAGTAAATTTCTAACctatttttgtcaattttgacagattaatctgtcaattttgacagattaatctgtcaattttgacatcttAAACTGTcaattattcaaattatttttttttacataatttttcgGAAAAAGCTGAGTAAAAAACTAGTTTTGGTGCTGACTATCTTAACGATAACGGCCTTAAGACCGCAAGAGATTCATCATCGATTTTCACCACCTTTACGATtacgaatttattatttattttcatacaaATCCTTTGTTCTTGTTTTGCTGGGGTTTACAAcgaacatttataaaaatccgCGGGAGccgaaataaacatttttatgtatttagaTTCGATTGGCGGGATTCTATTGGTGCAAGAAAAGTTTTTAGCGGCGATAAGTTCCCATAATTTAGAATAAACCTTTAATTTAGGAGTGATTTTGGTGGTTGCGAGCAACGCAACCATTGCAATTATAACaagttttttcttaaaaactttaaattcgatcttaaaaataaaataaaaccccGTAATTGtacttattaaaacaaaattatatttattcataaaaaaagaatgtgttttattatattaatcgttattaaaattaaatctaaacgTATTATTAGATggcacaaaatttaaatttgattttttcacaaaaaccGATTTAGTACTTGGAACAACTTTTGAAACTTTTACTTTAGCAACCGCCGAGGCATTCTTTTTATCTTCCTCAAGCATTTTTGTCCTATAATCGCCAAAAGCCATCCTCATCACTTGCCGTTTCTTCACCAAAGGGGCCGTTTTACTCATCAAcgtgtttaatgtttttgtatgATCCTGTACTTGTTTGGGGTTAAGTTTTCCTAACCTCAAACCGGACTGTAATTGTTGAATACACCAATACAATTCCAATTCAAATTGTTGAGCCGCTTCCGGGGAAATTTCTACATTAGCGGTGTTTGGTGGAGCACTCGctaaattttttggttttttcggggccatttcaaaacttttttgtaggttatgtcAATTAATTCATATGAAGTTGTTACAAagcgaaatttttttaaattaatatatttattgatttaataaaacttaatattaatttttggttttaatattaatttaaaatcaaatttcctaaataaaattatcataattCTAATAATCAATGTTTCATTGAAGTGAAGTTTGCATCAATTCACCATTCGGCTCTTGGATCAAATTCCAGTTCGTTTCACAAAATTCGTTTAAATCGCTTAAAAAATGGCAAAATTAGTAACGGGGGCACCAGCTCTAGTCAGTAGTAAGTACCACGCCACCaatttaatcatttataataattattaaagattataCACCTTATTacataacataacctaacttttaattgtcacttaaaattttttcttttttaataaatagaaCTTATGGCTCAAGCACAACCTAAATTCGCAACGTTTCTTAAATACGCCAGTGTTGAATTAGCCCCACCGAGTCCTGGTGATATCCCAGCTATTCGTCAAGGAATCGCCAAAATTATTCGTGGTGCAAAAGATGGCAAATGGAAGCAAACCCCGGTTAGGGAGGCTTGGTTGAATACTCTTGTTACTGTCGAAGTTTTATGTTGGTTTTATGTAGGTGAATGTATTGGAAAACGTCATCTTGTAGGCTACGATGTTTAAGTGAATATTTTTGAagggttataaaagaatatttcgATTAGTGgttatgtaataataaatatcgattataaaatattaattgttttatttcttaattgtttatttattaaaataattaaaattacaaatttactTAAGCATTTTAGTTGAGCGCAACGTCATTAGATGGCGTTTTTTagatgcaatttttttttaaattaatttcaacgtGATTTAggcgttatttttaaaattatatataatacaTTAAGGGTTATACAAGTTAGTTTtactaaatttatattaatttttaaggataagtttattttaaactcgtaTCGCTAGATGGTGctgtttttgacgtttaattttgaggttttgTTGTGGTGTTTCAACTGGGATGTAAAGATAATATATCACAACTAGTTTAAATGTTAACGTTACCGGGCGTAACGTAAAATCGTGTACAATGGGTAAAATATCTTGGTCGGAATTATTTCCGACGAATGTCAGTTTCGTAATATTCGCCTCCTATATCTTGCTGTTTTCCATTCAAGGTAAGTGTTTTgattaatcatttttgatCATTCCACGTTCTTGTTGTTTGCAGGGGTTATAGTAACCTCTTCGCAAAGTggtaataaatacaattacGACGTTACAACCGTTGTACTTTTAACGGAATTCGTAAAGTTAATTGCTTCATCAATTTTGTATTGTAAAGAGTAAGTTTTGAGGGAAAcctttttgttttgataaatatttttattattttagtaataatattCGTTCTCTTTTCCTCGAAGTATGTGAACATTGGAAATTATTGGCTTTGTATCTTATCCCAGCGTTTTTATATTcactttataataatttagctTTCCATAATTTAACTCAATTTGATCCAACCACTTATAACATTCTACTCCAATTTAGGGTTGTTATTACAGCGATTTTATTCCAAGTAAGTTTCTAACctatttttgtca
Proteins encoded:
- the LOC111425029 gene encoding mitochondrial import receptor subunit TOM70; the encoded protein is MTSSGTETGTSLPKWQIAAIALGATGALGLGYWYFKSSGKSKGVLKGSDKAISIDDVKEEPITVQQPSTPLEEAQEFKNQGNAYFKKGKYDEAIKCYNKAIETCPEENKADLATFYQNRAAAYEQLKKWTAVIVDCTTALDYNQKYEKALNRRARAYEVLKDWESCLDDITAVCLMQNFQDQKPLLMADRVLKELGKIHAAKAFSVRKPKLASHQFIKTYFASFPNDPVYKKLLETEPPIGEGEVQGFLRAKIAFATEKYDDIIQACTEEIANSESESQFYVEALSLRATFNILSGSHNEALIDLKTIIETDGIEVGIKVNSLIKRGSLYLQLDNMEQCTKDFSLAAELGPDISDIYHHRGQVYLLSDQTDLARSDFEKAVKLNPDFPIAVVQKCYANYRYALATQNAALLVETLEGFRKATERFPSCSEAFVLYGQVLAERGDFDNAEKLYLKAQDVEPKNATILVHRGVLQLQWKGNVEQSIELMKKAIEVDEKCEFAYETLGTVEVQRGNLVIAIEYFGKAIELARTEMELTHLFSLRDAAVSQLKVSTKLGIGPQGLKST
- the LOC111425017 gene encoding TBC1 domain family member 23, whose protein sequence is MACDEDTVWITELETALLEECSATDIYCICKGKPLPDHLRADIWQICLDIRDKGNQLIHFNEVFDLQNQAVLREDCVNFVSKLGNEEDDKLSVVSDLESILTFYCKSRNMKYEKNNGFLELLLPLLTLKVQRSTTYNLFEAIHDAYVPQSCQKNGNAFHILRLLLLYHDPELCSFLDTKRITPDMYCLSWFQSLFASTCTLSVVINMWDFYFQQSDPFFIFFLSLIMVVNARDQIISMKNESRENIVTNLTNMPAALEAEDVSDFCSLAQYYAMKTPSSFKTDLMQTLYGGKEGDNAAISQALCLPVSVRELIENVNMETGNVDAVRFFLVDCRPVEQYNAGHLPTAFHLDCNLMLQEPSAFATAVQGLLSAQKQALAVKSNAGGEHLCFLGSGRNEEDQYTHMVVASFLQKHTQYVSLLTGGYMAVHNYFCDNLNEFLQDHNSSQCIVCDVGGLNGDGSSKSSLDCSNNSKSTTNSQSNDLFGKISAAMKSKSAEVKGKLFDYIVNPNNSPVQERHVSSNDKMGKRYRNVAPVFSIDGEVDNFADVNNVQDEERELVPIQSWLKNPDVIEHFPCQEVKLNGFMYKSHLMVTDRHLVVLREIYDKKGIAEIIVKRPLSSIVKITAKKRHPELITFKYGVLDGEQLHITDMDKFLIPNAAKATNVVSEQILNHLKNQD
- the LOC111425001 gene encoding ATP synthase subunit g, mitochondrial, which produces MAKLVTGAPALVSKLMAQAQPKFATFLKYASVELAPPSPGDIPAIRQGIAKIIRGAKDGKWKQTPVREAWLNTLVTVEVLCWFYVGECIGKRHLVGYDV
- the LOC111425000 gene encoding UPF0488 protein CG14286 is translated as MAPKKPKNLASAPPNTANVEISPEAAQQFELELYWCIQQLQSGLRLGKLNPKQVQDHTKTLNTLMSKTAPLVKKRQVMRMAFGDYRTKMLEEDKKNASAVAKVKVSKVVPSTKSVFVKKSNLNFVPSNNTFRFNFNND
- the MSB gene encoding membrane-associated progesterone receptor component 1; translation: MEDKPVEMENQDSFLMEIVSDIIYSPVNLILVSLIALLAYKIFKGNRPTPPPPQQQLPKLRRDFTVEELKKYDGNQPDGRVLVAVNGNVFDVTRGKRFYGPGGPYAPFAGRDASRGLATFSVSAKDGDSYDDLSDLNTVEMDSIREWEAQFREKYDLVGRLLKPGEEPTNYSDEEEETGGSSGGDAKDKKDN